The following is a genomic window from Mustela erminea isolate mMusErm1 chromosome 14, mMusErm1.Pri, whole genome shotgun sequence.
AGAGACTGTGTCACGCAGCTCTCGGCAGGAATCCACCCACTGACACCTCGTTCTCAGACTTCTGGGCTCTAGAACGTGGGGACAATAAATTCCCGTTGTTGTAGTCACCCAGCTTGTGGGACCTgagttatggcagccctagaaaagaaacaaattggccaaggaatttagaaaaaaaaaaaaaaagtcacatgccaACTGTCCAGAAAACTGACACGGAGCCCacagtgtgaccctgggcaaatcaCATGGCCTCTCTGGGCCATTCCAACTGTGACACACTGATGAATGACTATGAAGGAGCCATGTGCTGAGTGGAGGAAAGCCACCAAGGAAGAAGGAGCTCTGGGTAGATGAGGGAAgtccagggaaagaggaaggagctggaaggGAAAACAGCGGATGCTGGGAGCCAGAGCGAGACTGGGCGATACAAGGTCAGTGACATGGCAGGTGTAGAACTGCTTCAAGGGGGCTGCAGCCCAAACtgtcccccagctctgcccctggcTGTGTTCAGGGTGATGCAAGAGGAGGGGCTTAGCTCCGGAGAGGTGGCCCTTCAACAGGTTCAGCCTCTGTCACTTTGCTGTGCCCGCCTGCAGCAGGGACACGGCCTGGCTCACCAGAGCCCACTTCTCTGCAGTCCCTCCCGAGGGCCCAGGACAGCTGCAGACAGGAATGACTCTAGCAGGGTGCCCTGATCCGGGGCTGTGGATGTCCAGGGGCTCTGGGGGTGGCCCAGGGAGGCCTCTGACTGAGCAGAGGTGGCTGTGCCCACccagaaggggcaggggagggggagcaggggaggcctGGGACGAGGTCACACTGTGGGGCGAGAGAACGTGGAAGGGGGTACAGGTCAGTAACAGAGGCTCTCAGCTCTGTAAGGATTCTGATGGGCCACACTTTGGGGGTATCGAGATCCCGGCCCAGCAGCAAATCCTAGGGAAAAGGAACCGGGGGGattgctctgtctgtctctgagaATAAGACAGAGGGAGGGGCCTCTTAGGGACAGGTCTTGGTAATGCCACTTAGGGAATCATGGATGCAAGGCCAGTGTCCCCCAGTACTAAAATTGCCAAAGGCTGGGAGCTTCTGTTCCGGAGCAAGGATAGTCTCTAAGGTCTCCTACAGAGCTGATGGAGAGATGGCCATGGGGAGACCATGGTAGGAATGCCACCATAAGAATGTAAAACGCAGAGATCCCCTGTGCACATCACGATTGGACTCCTCATTGCAATTTATGTAGGAGCCAAATTCTGCATCTGGGTTAACACGAGGGATAGCGCAGGGGGTCCAAGATTCAGTCTGCAGGAGCTCCAGAAATCTGTAGACTATGGGAGTTGGGACAGTTCAAGGATGTCTGCCCTGGAATGCCATGCCAGCAGGACAGAGGGCCACAGAGCCACATGGAACTGAATGCAGGGTAGGGCCCTGGATCAGGGGTCTGGGATGCTGCTTTCTACCTCATGTATTAATACTGTCCATGGGTCTGACGCTGGCAGTTTGCCAGTTTGCAAAGTGCtttcatgaaataatttcattGTATGTTTGCCCACTTTCTGTGTGTGGACACTGGTGGACTGAGAAGTAAAGGGACCTGCCCCCAGGAAGGCATTCAGAGCTGGGACAGGAACCCAGGCATGGGTCTGGTCCCAGAGTGTCTGGATCTTGTCCCTTGCAGGCCAGGGGGTGAAAGGACTTGGCTAAGCCCCTGGACCGGAGACACGCAGGTGGTGGGCATTCTGCAGTATCTGATCGAGACTCCCAAGGGATGTTCTGAGAAGTAtctgctccctccctcacttCAGGTGCCAGAGGgcttggggaaaggcagaggtgTGCCCGGGTTTGAGGGtatggggaagagaagggggaggcagggaccCAGCTCCTACTGTCTACTGGAAATCCCAGGGCCTACACCTcaagtctttttctttaaaaaaatttacacaagAAATTACAAGCTTGTTATTGAAAACGAATCTAAAAACcccatgagaaaagaaaatctatttttctacTTAGCAGTAGCCTCTGTTAACCATTTAGTTATCCTTCTAGACATATGCAGATCTGTGCTCGGATgtacacacttgcacacacacacacctgtgcgTTACCATGCATGCCACCGGAAACTTGTTTCCTTCCCCCTCTGGCCCTGCAACAAAAGAATAAGGTCATCttggggcccctggtggctcaggtggttaagtgtctgccttcaacttaggtcgtgatctcagggtcttcggatcgagtcccgcatcgggctccccgctcagcggagagtctgcttctccctggcttgtctctctgtctctcaaataaataaatagaatctttaaaaagaagaaagaaggagaaggagaagaaggaggaggaggaggaggaggaggaggaggagatctTTCCAACCTGAAATATGTCGAGgtgtgtcttcattctcaatgATACCTCCTACCCCATCATATGGCTAGATAATCACTTATTTAACCATATCCTCTAGTACTGTAAATTGACATTGTTTCTAAATTTTGGTATCATAAAAAATGATGGAAGGTAAATCTCTTTTGGCTTACCTGGTTTTTCTTAGGAAACTCCTGGTTTCCAGAAGTGCATCTGAATGAAAAAAGTACCGAAACCACATTCTGAGGGCCCTTGACGTACATTTCCCAATTAAGCCAACTGGGATAAGTTGCTCCAGAAAGGTTGTTCAGGTTTTAGTCTTTTCCATGGTGTAATAGGATGATAGcccaaatattctaaattttggTTTATACCATTTACTCTCAAAACGTTTCAAAAAGTCTTAAGCATCCAAATGGACAACCCTACCAGAAATTTTTGACTTTGCTGTCTACTTGGCAAGAATCTGGCATTCCTAATGATGCTCCCAAGGGGCCTAGCACATTCGAGGGATCTTCTGGCATCATCTCAGCTGATTGTCTTGCTAAATGGCCAGGAAGATGTAGGGGACAGAACATTGGTTTGGGAGGTAGAAGACACAGATTCTAGCCCAACTCTGCCATCTTCGTGTCTGACGTGAGCGTTCTGTGGGTGGATGTGGTGAAGTTTGCACAGTGTGCATGTATGAGCAGGGAACTGGACTCTTGACAATGGGTAAGATGCTAAGTGTTATGTTAAAAATGCATACAAATCAACTGTAAGAAGTAATTTTAGGGACACATATAATAGGGAGGCATGGGGGACAGTCAGGGGCTGCAGGTGTGACTGATGCTTTGTCCCCTTGGAATGATGATGACCAATGATGGCATCTTGTAAAGGCCAatattcctctccctccacctcaaGACCAAGGATTGGCCAAGTCCAAGGATCGGCCAGGTCCGAGTCTGTGATTGGCTCAGCTTGGGTCACATGTTTATCCTACCCCAGAACCAGTCACTGTGCCCAGGGATGGGGTGCTGTGATTCGGATGGAGCTAGGTTCAGGCCCACCCTGGACGGAGGATGGGGGACATCTGGACAACCCCAAACAATGGCTACCACAGTGCCTAAGAAGACTGGATCCCAAGAAGGACCCAGAGCCATCTGGGAGAAGATTGGAAAGGAATAATCTGTCCTCATGCTTCAGGCAAACAGGCAGAAGGTAGGGAGAAATTTCAAGGTCTGGAGCCAGGAGAAACTTAAGAGTGACCTAGAGGTGGCCATGATGGCCAAATGGGTGTTCAGCCACTGCCACCAGGGGGCGCTGCCAAGCAAAGCATAGAGACTGCACGGCCTTTAGGGGCCACAGCCCGGGAACCAGTCTGGTCTCCAACCCACGTAGGATCTGAGGGCACAGGTGGCCTGGGGCAGGTGACGAGGAAGGCAGGCTGGACGCCACTCACATTTCGCCACTCACATTTCCGAGAAGGCCAATGACAACTTTGACCCGTGTACAGGTCTGGAACCTTCAAGTGCCCCCAGCTGGCTATCTCCCTGGGATTTAGCAATAATTCCCTTAAAACCTAGGAAGAGGATGGGGGCCTGATGAGGGGTTTTTAAGAGAgtcagagagtgagtgagaggaaACCCTGACAAGCTCTCTGATCTGAGAGAtaggggaagaggaagcaggaggcggggaggggggtgagtGGCTGGAAATGAGAGACAAGCAGActaggggtggggagagtggcTGGTAAGGTGGCAAGGGAGCACTGACTGAGAAGCCCAACAGCCCTGGATTCGATCCACTGTTTACTGGCCATGTGAACTTCAACATGTTACTTTTCCTCTAAGCCTCGGATTTCCCACCTGTAAGATGTGGGTGAGGACACCTGCCTTACAGGTTATCGCGAGTGCTGAACGAGGTCAGGTCATCTGTGCAGGCCCAGCTCGACCGTCCACATGTCTGCACAATGGCACTGTCCCATGGGTGTGTATCACAGGGCTCTTTGCCATACTGTCCTTATGTGTGCAAGCTTCAGCTGAGTCCCTTTGCCTTTCTTCCTCCCGATAGACCACAGGGCTGTGAAGAAAGATCTGTGTGCCATCTCCCCTCAAAATATATGAGTAAGAAGCCAGGCCCAGAATACCCTGTCTTTAAGTGCACTGACAATGGGTACAAAGGCCGGGAAGTGACACAAGGAGTTTGCAGGGAGTTGCAAAAGTGAAATCAATCAATCTGCAGGACTGGCTCCGCAGCCTTTGGAATAAGAAACTGACAAGAACCCGTTGCTGTAAATGTTAATGGGTCAGCCATACTTCCTGAGCAATTAAAGGGGACTTGGAAAGATGACCAGAAGAgccaagtttttttgtttgtgccAACAAGTATGGTTTATTCTAGAAGCAGATATCTTCCAGGACTTTTTAGTGTGTGGATTCTTAAAAATCATTCCTTATGGAGGAGGGAGAGACTGTTCTAGCCACCACTGCAgcgggtaggggtggggtggggggcagagctCAAGGACCATTCCATGAACAGACTTCTAGGTCAGCCCCTTGATGGGGCTGGATAGGCCAACGTGGAGCTGGAGACTCTAGGAATGGGCCTTGAGGGGCTGGTGggtctgaaaaaaaatattaaatgtgagAGGAAATTcctacaacatggatgagacttGAGGACATCCTACTCCATGAACAGAGCCAGTctcaaaaggacaaatattttgTGGCTCCACTGATATGGGGTGCCTGGAGCAGTCCTGTTCATAGGGACAGGGAGTAGAAAGGTGTTGATGGGGGCTGTGCGGTGGAGGAGGGGGAATGCTGTTCGCATTTAATGGGCACGAAGTTGAAGTTTTGCAAGATGCAGAGAGTTCTGTGGACAGATGGTGGCGATGTTTGCACAACAATGTATGAACTGTATGCTTGAAGCATGGtcaaaatagtaaattttatgttacgtggattttaccacaataaaaaaaatgagaaagaagaacacaATGTACGTGGGCTTTCGTGGGGCAAACTGGGGGCTAACTGGGGGCAGTACAGGGGAGTGCGTACAGGGGAGGACAGCCAGCAAGATGACAAGGCATGTGGCTGTTAGATGCTGCATCCTCAGTGGGAGGGGGAACTTGAAAAATACACGGCGGTTTAATATTGACAAGATCCTGTTGGCTGGATTCATAGTGAATCCCCATCCAGCCCCTGATCTGGGCTGAAGCTGGTTGTGCACACAGATTTTGTGCAAATGGGGTCTTTGAGAAAACCCGGAGGGACCAAATCCATCTGAGCTGCTATGAGCTGGACCTGTGTTGCCAGCACAGGAGGGAGCCACAGTCCACGGACCTGATTCAGTGGAAGTAGGAACTCAGAGCCACAGGTGACCAGGACACTGTGGAACCCCAATGCTTCTTCCCATGTCTCCCCATCCCGGCTTTCCACAGAATCTGCAGCCATCTCTGGACTTCCCAGAGCATCAAAGGCCACCTTCTCTAGATGGTAAAGGATAGCAAAACCCCAGCTGGGTCCCATTTATGGAAGGTCTCTTTCCTCCTTGATCTTGCCAACCACCATTATGCAGCCACCTTTGGCACGGTAGCTGTTTGGAAGGCAGGAGAGCAcggtgggggagagagggggttCCCCAGCCAGACATGCTGGATTTCGGGCCTGGCTCTGCCAGTTactgtgtggctttggacaagtTATTCACTGTTTGAGCCTCAAtgtattcatctgtaaaatgggagtgatgCTACTCATAGTCTGCTGCACAGAACTTTTGGGAGAATCGAATATGGTACTGCAAGGAACTAAAGTGTTGGTATGGATGGTTACTTTCCAGAGGACCGTGGGTTCCTGACCTCTGCTCTAGCCTCCCTGGAACCCTGTGTGTCTTGGCGTGGAAGGGACAGAACTTCTTCCTTAGGCTGCCCTTCAACTCTTAGGAACATAGAACGCGTTAGGAACACAGAACACCACTTACACACTAAGTGCTGTATTCTACCGCTTAGACTTTCTCCAAAGGAATGGGACCGTTCCACAGCTCATCCCAGCTCCTGGAATCACCCAGCCCCCAAGCACAGACCCACTACAGAGAGGAGAGTGGAATTGTCCTCCTAAAGGGAAGGCAGCCTTTTAATGGGCTCCGTGTGATAGGCAAGTCGGTATTGCTGTTGAGACGGTGGGGCTGAGAACAGCCTCAAACCAGGGGGCAGCTCCTGAGCAAGGCGGGCAAAGGGACCCGGACTCAGCATTCTGCCTTTGGCTGTGAGGCTTTCTCTTCTGCGATCTGGCTTGAATGCATCCGAAGAACTTGTGCTCTTCCGATATACTCTGGGAGAAGGGAAGACATCCGTCAGGAGAGGACAGGGAGGGGCCTGGCCCCTAGCTGGGAGCTGCTCGGGAGACCTGGGTGGACCTGCTCTCCCCACAAGACCCCAGGAAGATGTGGGTCAAGGCTAGCTTCTGCTCTGGACTCTGCTGGTGACCTGGAAGGAGCCAACCTCCTTCTCAGAGCTttacctccccctccctttctccatccAGACAAAAAATACCTAGAGGGCCAGAGAGCCAGCCCCCTTAGGATCCCTTACAGTTTAGTGGGGGAGAATACTATACATGGTGGGTAGCTGTCCTCTTCTCTGCCCTTGCCAAAGGCACCAGGATGATGCTGCAGCCTCTTCCCTggtctctccccccgcccccgacagTCCATTCTTTACTGGACCGCCACGGGTCCCCCCAGGCCCTGCTCATAAGGCTCCAGGGCACCCCCACGCCCTCTGCATGGGACCACCGGTTCCACCCACCTACCCTATCTCATTTCTTACTTCTGTCCTGACCCACAAGGCCCCAGGCACCCTGGCCTGTGTGTAATTTCACCCATACACCAGGCACGTGAGAGCCCTACTTCTGGGCTCTCCCTAGACCCACATCGGGCTGGATCCTACCTTTTGTTTGGCTTAAGgagccctctccccaccctgccagtCCTCCCTACTGTCcctcactttatcttttttttcccttttggcacCTGGCCCCCTCAGATGTTTATGTTGGCTGCCCTCCTCCTCATAAGCCCCATGGCCACAGAAGCCCATCTGGACTCTTCCCCAGAGCCTAGCTCATAGCTGCTAAGAAGTCTCTTGAATGAGTAGAGAGATGAATGGACAGAACGGGCAGCTTCCTGGGACAGGGCCTTATCTCCAGGGTCCTTGAATCCCCCTGGGCATACAGCCAGGGTGGGCTTCGGGGAGTCCCCAGGATGACCTGCTGCCTGGGATCTTACCTGGTTTGTCGCCTTTGGGTAGGGGCGGTGTCTTTGTCTTCTTCGGGGATTGGCTATAAAGGACACAAAGCCAAGGCTGGAAAGGTGAGGCCAGAGCCCACTGGGGCACAGTGGCAGggcgggtggggcggggagggaagtgCTCCAGGGAGACACctgagagcccagtgcagggtcaGAGCGAGAACCCAGGCCCTCAAACCTAAATGAGCACAAGCCCCAGCCCCCAAGCTGCAACCACCCTCAATCTCAGCATTCCCTAGAGTGAGCCCATTCCTGCCTTCCCTTTCTGACAGTTCCCACCCTCTCTCATCGGCTCCTCCCAGTTCTACCAATCCCAGCAGCGTTCCCCGAGCTCTACTGGAAAAACTCCGGGAGACTGTCAAAATGACACAGCCCCTGGTTCATCCCCAACGTGCTGTGTTAGAATGttccagaatctgcattttccaCAAGGTCTCCTGCAAATCTGTGTGCTGCTGGGCTGGGAAGTGAGACTAGTCCCAGGCTGAATCCCAGCTCCAGGGTGGACCCCTCGGGTGACTTTGGGCCTCCATGTAGCGGTGGCTTAGCCCGAGTTTTCCaatttgtaaaatgggggtgtACCGCTGCCTCCACAGATGGTTGTGTGGGCTGCAGATACGTGAGACATCTGCCAGGGTCAGGCAGCGTAGTGGGCATGTATTACTGCCAGATCTGTCACTGGCACCTGGCCCTACACACCTGCTTTCTGAGGACTTCCCTACTCACCCCTTTCCCTGTGTCCTCCGGCCATGGGAAGCATGTAACATCCCTGGTAAAGGACTTCTACTTGCCTGTTAGCTTTCCATCTCTACTTGTCTTCCCAAAGACTGAGAGCAGGAGGGCTCCATGTGGCTCCTCTGGCCCTTGTCTTGCTACAGCTGACACAGGGCGCCCCTAGGGCATCCCCCAGAGCCAGCCACGGAAGCCTGGGCTATAGCAGGGGCTGACCTGGGGATctccagggaaggggctgggccttctcctcctccagcaCAGGCTCAGTGAGCCCAGGCTGTGGCCAGCGCCCGGATTCCTTTTTCAGaccaccccagcctcccctgggAGGACAGGTGGATGAATGTGAGGGAGCAGCTctgggagcagaggggcaggtgAGGGGAGTGGAGCCCACCTGTAGGGTGGTTGTTGCCTCTCTTGAGAAGGTTCTTGGACTTCGTGGAGCTGATGGAGAAGTTTTTCCACCGGGAGAGAGTCTAGgggctgtggaaggagctgagctACCGCTGTCTGCAGGAGCCCCAGGGCCAGGTCTTTCTCTGCAAGCATAGCCGGGGGGCACGGTCTTCAGTGGCAAGACCCACGCTGTCCTGTCCCCATAAGGGACAGGCTGGAAGCAGGGCCTCCAGCTCTTCTGCCCAACCCTGATCCAGGACAGCTCTCTCTAACCATCTGACATTCTGCGTCCAGGTCCCcttttggcggggtgggggtggggggggccttCTCTGTCTTGGCCCATGTGTGTGCAGAACACCCAACCGTTCCCCACCTTTTTCTCACCACAAGATCACATGCCTGTACCTTGTCCTTGGCTCTCTCTGGCCCAGCCGCCATGCCTCCGGGCTCTCTCTGGAAAGCCCCCTGGGGACCTgactccttccctcccccgcccccctcccccactccctccagctCCCATCAGCACTCCTCAACCCCCCACTTGATTACACCTTCCATCCACCATCccagtgtgtgcatgtgcgtcCGCTCTTGTGTCCCTGTGCATAtgctgtgcctgtgtgtgcatgtttccCACAGCAGTGGGTGTCTGCTGAAGACAGCTCTGGACTTCTCCCTGCAAGTTGTCCAAGGTGGTGGTCAGCCTGAAGCCCCCTCTGAGAAGCAGGGGTGTGGAAATCCTGctgagggagcaggagcagggagcaggggcaccATCCTGTTGGAAAAGGCTAGTTTGGGGCTCCAAAACGGAGCAGCAGCCCAGGGGGATGGCTCTGGGTGGGAGCCGAGTGATATCCAGAGAACAAGGCCCTCAACAACCTCCAGTCCGAGAAAGCCCCAGGCACCGGCCCTGTCCTCACCCTTCGGAGGAGCGTACAGAAGCCAGAACTGGATAGCGCTCAAGGAGTCTGTCTGCAGGATCTGACAAAGGAGCTCCAGGATCTGCGGGCAGGAGGATAGGCCCCAGGTCAGCGGGTCTGGTAGGCACGTCCCAGCCAGCAGCACAGGCCCCGCCCCTACAACGTGGGCTCCCAGAACCACATGCTTGGCTCCACTGGTCCCCACCAAGGTCCCTGCCCCGTGACTTCGCACTTTACAGAGCACTTTCTGTCCCACCAGTCCCGGAGGAAGAGTCTTGAGGACCCAGCCGGGAGAGTGCGGCAGAACCACGCTTCTGAACCCCATGTGTGGACGCCTCCTCCCTGAACCCCATGTGGGCTGATGGTACCCCAGAGTCCCTCACTGGGAAGGCAGAGTGTGAGCGGGCCACGCGGCTGCTCAGAGACGCACCGAGTCTcggatccctgggtcctgggcttgGGGATTTAAGGAACCCCACAggcctcccctccctggagctccCAGGGTCTGGAGACGCTAGCATAGAGGTGGGGTGATCGGAGTGGGCGGGCTGCGGCTCAGGGCTGGCTGGTTCCGCAGACTGCCGGGCCTGGGATTCCGTCTCCCCCAGTGGCGTGCGCACTTCACACCCAGCTGCTTCCTCAGCTGCTTCCTCAGCCTCGGGCGTCACTGCCACTTTCCGACCCTCTTCCCCCTGTGATCTCCAGGCAAGTGTCATCCGGGGGAGAGTCAGCTCTGTGTCGAACGGGCTACGGGGGCTCCCTAGGCCGAGCTGCTGATGGCGGCTGTGGCTACGGCCGGCTGGAGTTGGGGCTCGCGGTAGCAGGTGGAACCCTTGGAGTCCTAGGAAAGTGGGGTCCCCTCAGTGCTTGGCAGTTGG
Proteins encoded in this region:
- the TBATA gene encoding protein TBATA isoform X3, encoding MMATEVKTQLAEHPLMAPRAEPKKSGHRPRSHGDGGPQKELMIPGIVDFQLIQTALRTPRPQTPGTYRFGRLSHHSFFSRHHPHPQRVTHIQDLTGKPVCVVRDEFSLAPVPQVTLLSRCLMGMPGISVPVGDPQSNREPQLSSETWKKELKDLASRVAVFTKENELKSKEKEEPQREQGAKYSAETGRLIPTSTRAVGRRHSRQSPRIYPSGKDGGVQTIVLRDQELLGGLTLPGIRFSGPVGRGPRAGLQGFHLLPRAPTPAGRSHSRHQQLGLGSPRSPFDTELTLPRMTLAWRSQGEEGRKVAVTPEAEEAAEEAAGCEVRTPLGETESQARQSAEPASPEPQPAHSDHPTSMLASPDPGSSREGRPVGFLKSPSPGPRDPRLDPGAPLSDPADRLLERYPVLASVRSSEGERPGPGAPADSGSSAPSTAPRLSPGGKTSPSAPRSPRTFSREATTTLQPIPEEDKDTAPTQRRQTRVYRKSTSSSDAFKPDRRRESLTAKGRMLSPGPFARLAQELPPGLRLFSAPPSQQQYRLAYHTEPIKRLPSL
- the TBATA gene encoding protein TBATA isoform X4, producing the protein MGMPGISVPVGDPQSNREPQLSSETWKKELKDLASRVAVFTKENELKSKEKEEPQREQGAKYSAETGRLIPTSTRAVGRRHSRQSPRIYPSGKDGGVQTIVLRDQELLGGLTLPGIRFSGPVGRGPRAGLQGFHLLPRAPTPAGRSHSRHQQLGLGSPRSPFDTELTLPRMTLAWRSQGEEGRKVAVTPEAEEAAEEAAGCEVRTPLGETESQARQSAEPASPEPQPAHSDHPTSMLASPDPGSSREGRPVGFLKSPSPGPRDPRLDPGAPLSDPADRLLERYPVLASVRSSEGERPGPGAPADSGSSAPSTAPRLSPGGKTSPSAPRSPRTFSREATTTLQPIPEEDKDTAPTQRRQTRVYRKSTSSSDAFKPDRRRESLTAKGRMLSPGPFARLAQELPPGLRLFSAPPSQQQYRLAYHTEPIKRLPSL
- the TBATA gene encoding protein TBATA isoform X2, with amino-acid sequence MCLLAPFCSGSGDFSYTDRSRHSPRPRAEPKKSGHRPRSHGDGGPQKELMIPGIVDFQLIQTALRTPRPQTPGTYRFGRLSHHSFFSRHHPHPQRVTHIQDLTGKPVCVVRDEFSLAPVPQVTLLSRCLMGMPGISVPVGDPQSNREPQLSSETWKKELKDLASRVAVFTKENELKSKEKEEPQREQGAKYSAETGRLIPTSTRAVGRRHSRQSPRIYPSGKDGGVQTIVLRDQELLGGLTLPGIRFSGPVGRGPRAGLQGFHLLPRAPTPAGRSHSRHQQLGLGSPRSPFDTELTLPRMTLAWRSQGEEGRKVAVTPEAEEAAEEAAGCEVRTPLGETESQARQSAEPASPEPQPAHSDHPTSMLASPDPGSSREGRPVGFLKSPSPGPRDPRLDPGAPLSDPADRLLERYPVLASVRSSEGERPGPGAPADSGSSAPSTAPRLSPGGKTSPSAPRSPRTFSREATTTLQPIPEEDKDTAPTQRRQTRVYRKSTSSSDAFKPDRRRESLTAKGRMLSPGPFARLAQELPPGLRLFSAPPSQQQYRLAYHTEPIKRLPSL